In Candidatus Eisenbacteria bacterium, the genomic window CGAGGCGAAGGAGACGGAGATCTGGAACGCCGTCTTCCACGAGGCGGATCCGCTCGAGCACGGGGCGATCATCGAGAACTGCATGATGTACCCGGACGGGCGTTTCGACGTGGATGACGAGCGGCTGACGCCGAACTCCCGCGGTTCCTACCCGCTCCGCTTCCTCAGCAACATCCAGACGCCGCCCGTGAGCGGCCACCCCAAGACGATTCTCTTCCTCACGGCCGACGCGAACGCGGTGCTCCCGCCGGTGGCGCGCCTCAACCAGGAGCAGGCGATGCTCTGGTTCCTGATGGGGTACACGAGCAAGCTGGCCGGAACCGAGCGGGGCGTGGTCGATCCGGTCTCCACCTTCTCCCGCTTCTTCGGGTCTCCCTTCATGCCGCTCAATCCGGACATCTACGCGCGGATGCTCGGCGAGAGGATGGCGAAGCACGGGAGCAGCGTCTATCTGGTGAACACCGGCTGGAGCGGCGGCCCGTACGGCGTCGGAAAACGGATGGACATCGGCCTCACGCGGGCGATCGTCGCCGCCGCGCTCGAAGGGCACCTGGAGAACGTCGCCTACGAAACGGATCCGCTCTTCCATATCGACGTGCCGAAGGAGTGCCCCGGCGTGCCGGCTGAAGTGCTTCAGCCCCGAAATACCTGGACGGACAAGAAAGCCTACGACGACCGCGCGAAAAAGCTGGCGGCCGACTTCGTGAAGGCGTACGATAAGGCGTACGGCAACAAAAACATCGACCCCAAGGTGGCGGGCCAGTGTCCGGGTAAATAATCCCGGCCCCGGCGGTTGCCGCCGTTCCTTCCGCGTCCGGCCCCGGGCTTCACGGCCCGGGGCCATTTCTATCGGGTAACCAGATACCCTGTTTGCAACAAGTTGTCCGGTGCCGCGCAAGTACCGGGTACCCGGTATCGCGAAACGCCCGGTCGCGATATAATCGAATGGTTCGGGCCGGCCTCCGGATCCGACCGGCTACGGGCCCAAAGCGGGGTCGGCCCCGAACACTTTTCCGTCGTGTGGGTTTTAAGCGGCTTGCGCGAAACGAGCCGGAGGAGGGGATCGATGAAGGACGTGCGCGTGGAGCGCCTGGCCGAGCTGATCTGCCGGTATTCGATCGGCGTCAAGAAGGGGGACGCCATCGTCGTCAACTATGAACCGGTTTCGGAGCCACTCGCCCGGGAGCTGTATCGGGAGATCCTCCTGATGGGGGGGCACCCGATTCTCGACATCAATCCGGGTTGGCGGGAGGAGATCTACTACCGCGAGGCGCAGCCGCATCAGCTCGATTACACCAGCCCCTTCCTCCTTCACGAGGCGGAGAACACGCGCGCGCGGATCGTGATCCACGGGTCGACCAACACCCGGCGGAACAGCTCCGTCGATCCCAAGCGGATCTCGCGCGCCCAGCAGGCGCGCCGGCCGATCCTGGAGACCTTCTTTGGCCGGATGGATAAAAAGGAATGGAGCTTCGTCATCGCCCCCTTCCCGACCGAGTCGGACGCGCAGGAGGCGGACATGAGCCTCGCCGACTACGAGGACTTCGTCTACAGGACGCTCCTGGTTCACCGGCCGAACCCGGTGGCGGCGTGGAAGAAGGTGTCGGAGAAGCAGGCGGCGATCGCCAAGAAGCTGAACCGCCTGAAGGAGCTGCACGTGATCGGCGAGGACACCGACCTCCGGATGTCCGTGAAGGGCCGCACCTGGGTGAACTGCGACGGCCGCCACAATCTCCCCGACGGCGAAATCTTCACCGGACCGGTGGAGGACACGGTGGAAGGGAAGGTTTATTTTTCCTTCCCCGCCATCTATCAGGGGCGCGAGGTCACCGGCGTCCGTCTCACTTTCAAGAAGGGGGCGGTCGTCGAGGCGCGGGCGGACAAGGGGGAGGACCTCCTGAACGAGCTGCTCCACATGGACCCGGGCGCCCGTTTCGTCGGCGAGTTCGCCATCGGCACCAACGACAACATCAAGCATTTCACCCGCAGCATTCTCTTCGACGAGAAGACGGGCGGGTCGATCCACATGGCGTGCGGCCGTTCGATCCCCGAGTCGGGCGGGAAGAACCAGAGCGCTCTCCACTGGGACATGATCAAGGACATGCGGAAGGGGGGCGTGATCTACGGCGACGGGAAGCCGATCTACAAGAACGGTAAGTTTTTGATCTAGGGGGTGTTACGAATCCAAACGATTCCTCGGGTGTGCTGAAAAGCGCGAGACAGAGTGACTGTTAGAGGAAAAGAAACCTAAATGGGACGCGACACTAGCCCAGATTATTGGAGGGAGTTCACGAATCTGCAGCACAAGAAGCACGAGCTTATCCACGAGTACTTAAACGGATGGTTTCCGAAATTGGGTTTATGGAGCGGACGAGTTGTTTACCTAGACACCCATGCTGGTCGT contains:
- a CDS encoding aminopeptidase, with product MKDVRVERLAELICRYSIGVKKGDAIVVNYEPVSEPLARELYREILLMGGHPILDINPGWREEIYYREAQPHQLDYTSPFLLHEAENTRARIVIHGSTNTRRNSSVDPKRISRAQQARRPILETFFGRMDKKEWSFVIAPFPTESDAQEADMSLADYEDFVYRTLLVHRPNPVAAWKKVSEKQAAIAKKLNRLKELHVIGEDTDLRMSVKGRTWVNCDGRHNLPDGEIFTGPVEDTVEGKVYFSFPAIYQGREVTGVRLTFKKGAVVEARADKGEDLLNELLHMDPGARFVGEFAIGTNDNIKHFTRSILFDEKTGGSIHMACGRSIPESGGKNQSALHWDMIKDMRKGGVIYGDGKPIYKNGKFLI